A genomic segment from Parolsenella catena encodes:
- a CDS encoding NAD(P)/FAD-dependent oxidoreductase: MGKDALVQQLVGSYDNWPASRENASEKPGLCGSSARMTQELYPYDRLFSPIKINKLTIKNRIVMAPMGNIDMCEETGRPNDMMLQYFFARAKGGCGLLTTGLVPVSHGIDSTVTELDGLTYFPRIDRSRTVMPGWRDLAQGVHAHGSRIFVQLTAGLGRVGNPQCLLTQKKLPVSASFLPNYYIPAIPCMRLSDRKLRRIVTNIGQAAADAHAMGIDGVYLHGHEGYLIEQLSNPAFNHRKLGRYADWRRFGLDMVAEIRRRVGPDYPIMYRIDLSLALEETYDEETLGSTYLGRMRGGRTVEQTLSYMEELVAAGVDVFDVDLGCYDNWWMPHPPASMPAGCFVPVARAVRERFAADGVRSNAGLPVPVVAVGKLGYPDAAERALREGSCDMVMLGRPLLADPEWPNKAFAGRVADIRPCIGCQEGCLNEFVEGGHPQCAVNPRCSFEHLMPESPAPAKRPKRVAVVGAGPAGMVCALAASRRGHAVTLIDASDKLGGKLVAAGAARIKFDVENYRVYLERQVRKQADEGNLTLKLGHAATKDALAAARYDAIVCAAGAQEATPPIPGLSELVDAGLAVPATRLLREPELLGQARSVTVIGGGAVGCEVAQWLAVERNVSEVSVVEMLPHMMQGACTANRGHLLHALAGHGVRLLNMTRVERAEQTLGGTLLHVSRNRHKNVPDPYVSWTPILPENVVNPLAPKVGDDWHEEVIASDLVVIACGGQADDSLFYELQQTHAAPELRNIGDGFAPGRVLEAVRAAYRLGTTI, translated from the coding sequence ATGGGAAAAGACGCACTGGTCCAGCAGCTGGTCGGCTCATACGACAACTGGCCCGCAAGCAGGGAAAACGCAAGCGAGAAGCCCGGCCTCTGCGGCAGCTCCGCGCGCATGACGCAAGAGCTCTACCCCTATGACCGTCTCTTCTCGCCCATCAAGATCAACAAGCTCACCATCAAGAACCGCATCGTCATGGCGCCCATGGGCAACATTGACATGTGCGAGGAGACCGGCCGCCCCAACGACATGATGCTGCAGTACTTCTTCGCGCGCGCCAAGGGCGGCTGCGGCCTGCTCACCACGGGCCTCGTCCCCGTAAGCCACGGCATAGACTCCACGGTCACGGAGCTCGACGGCCTCACCTACTTCCCGCGCATCGACCGCAGCCGCACCGTCATGCCCGGCTGGCGAGACCTCGCCCAGGGCGTCCACGCCCATGGCTCGCGCATATTCGTGCAGCTCACGGCCGGTCTTGGGCGCGTCGGCAACCCGCAGTGCCTCCTCACGCAGAAGAAGCTCCCGGTATCTGCGAGCTTCCTGCCCAACTACTACATCCCGGCGATCCCCTGCATGCGTCTCTCGGACCGCAAGCTGCGCCGCATCGTGACGAACATCGGCCAGGCCGCGGCGGATGCGCACGCAATGGGCATCGACGGCGTCTACCTGCACGGCCATGAGGGCTACCTCATCGAGCAGCTCTCAAACCCCGCCTTCAACCACCGCAAGCTGGGACGATACGCGGACTGGCGCCGCTTTGGCCTCGACATGGTCGCCGAGATTCGCCGCCGCGTGGGGCCCGACTACCCCATCATGTACCGCATCGACCTGTCGCTTGCCCTCGAGGAGACCTACGACGAGGAGACGCTCGGCTCCACCTACCTCGGACGCATGCGAGGAGGGCGCACCGTCGAGCAAACGCTCTCCTATATGGAGGAGCTCGTGGCGGCCGGAGTGGACGTCTTCGACGTTGACCTGGGCTGTTATGACAACTGGTGGATGCCACACCCGCCCGCGAGCATGCCGGCGGGCTGCTTCGTGCCGGTGGCGCGAGCCGTGCGCGAGCGCTTTGCGGCAGACGGCGTGCGCTCCAACGCCGGCCTTCCCGTCCCCGTCGTGGCCGTGGGCAAGCTCGGCTACCCAGACGCGGCCGAGCGCGCGCTGCGCGAGGGCAGCTGCGACATGGTCATGCTCGGCCGACCTCTGCTCGCAGACCCGGAGTGGCCCAACAAGGCCTTCGCCGGGCGCGTCGCAGACATCCGCCCGTGCATCGGCTGCCAGGAGGGCTGCCTCAACGAGTTCGTGGAGGGTGGCCACCCGCAGTGCGCCGTGAACCCGCGCTGCAGCTTCGAGCACCTCATGCCAGAAAGCCCCGCTCCCGCAAAGAGGCCCAAGCGCGTGGCCGTGGTGGGCGCCGGACCGGCGGGCATGGTCTGCGCACTCGCGGCGTCTAGGCGGGGACACGCCGTGACGCTCATCGACGCGTCCGATAAGCTCGGCGGCAAGCTTGTGGCCGCCGGCGCCGCCCGCATCAAGTTCGACGTCGAGAACTACCGCGTCTACCTCGAGCGACAGGTTCGTAAGCAGGCCGATGAGGGCAATCTCACACTCAAGCTGGGCCATGCTGCCACAAAGGATGCACTCGCAGCCGCGCGCTATGACGCGATCGTCTGCGCGGCTGGCGCCCAAGAGGCCACGCCGCCCATCCCCGGTCTCTCCGAGCTCGTCGATGCCGGCCTGGCCGTACCCGCCACGCGTCTGCTCCGTGAGCCGGAGCTTCTCGGCCAGGCGCGCAGCGTCACCGTGATAGGCGGCGGGGCGGTGGGCTGCGAGGTGGCTCAGTGGCTCGCCGTGGAACGCAATGTCTCCGAGGTCAGCGTAGTCGAGATGCTCCCGCACATGATGCAGGGCGCTTGCACGGCAAACCGTGGGCACCTGCTCCACGCGCTTGCTGGCCACGGCGTGCGCCTGCTCAACATGACCCGCGTAGAGCGCGCCGAGCAGACGCTGGGCGGCACGCTCCTGCACGTCTCGCGCAACCGCCACAAGAACGTGCCAGACCCGTACGTCTCCTGGACGCCCATTCTGCCCGAGAACGTCGTGAACCCGCTCGCGCCCAAGGTCGGCGACGACTGGCACGAGGAGGTCATAGCCTCTGACCTCGTGGTTATTGCCTGCGGCGGGCAAGCGGACGACTCTCTGTTCTACGAGCTGCAGCAGACGCACGCCGCGCCCGAGCTCCGAAACATCGGCGACGGCTTTGCCCCCGGGCGCGTCCTGGAGGCAGTGCGGGCGGCATACCGCCTTGGCACCACGATCTAG
- a CDS encoding Ltp family lipoprotein: MFKNNKVTDGKKKSKLKLVVIALVVICVAAGLGSGNKSTDSNASNASNAPAQAEQQDENVPTEYKTALSKASSYSSTMHMSKQAIYDQLTSEYGEKYAPEAAQYAVDNLVADYNANALEKAKNYSDTMHMSKQAIYDQLTAEEGEKFTADEAQYAIDNLEADYNANALAKAKQYQSEMSMSPEAIRDQLTSSAGEKFTQEEADYAIANL, translated from the coding sequence ATGTTCAAGAATAACAAGGTCACAGACGGCAAGAAGAAGTCCAAGCTCAAGCTCGTCGTGATAGCTCTCGTTGTCATCTGCGTTGCCGCGGGCCTTGGGTCCGGCAACAAGTCCACGGATTCAAATGCGTCAAACGCTTCGAATGCGCCCGCTCAGGCCGAACAGCAAGATGAGAACGTTCCTACCGAATATAAGACTGCACTCAGCAAGGCATCGTCTTACAGCTCTACGATGCACATGTCGAAGCAGGCCATCTATGACCAGCTTACGTCCGAATATGGAGAGAAGTACGCTCCCGAGGCCGCTCAGTACGCCGTTGACAATCTTGTGGCGGATTACAACGCCAATGCCTTGGAGAAAGCAAAGAACTATAGCGACACGATGCACATGTCAAAGCAGGCCATCTATGATCAGCTTACCGCTGAGGAGGGAGAGAAGTTTACGGCTGACGAGGCCCAGTATGCCATTGACAACCTTGAGGCAGACTACAATGCAAATGCGCTTGCAAAGGCCAAGCAGTATCAGAGCGAGATGAGCATGTCACCTGAGGCGATTCGCGACCAGCTTACGTCCTCTGCCGGCGAGAAGTTCACGCAGGAAGAAGCGGATTACGCAATCGCAAACCTTTAG
- a CDS encoding XRE family transcriptional regulator: MAEPLTEELLDELLEAPSIDSYLDVHAPGTRSLSDYLNELLVAKRLKRSQVVRMANLNETFGYQIFTGARNPSRDKVLQIAFAMALTLRETNRALEAAGVSSLYSKDRRDAIIIFCLDRGCSLQKVNEELYCFGERTIC, encoded by the coding sequence ATGGCAGAGCCGCTGACGGAGGAGTTGCTCGACGAGCTGCTCGAGGCGCCGAGCATCGACAGCTATCTTGACGTGCACGCGCCAGGAACCCGCTCCCTCTCCGACTACCTCAACGAGCTGCTTGTGGCCAAGCGGCTCAAGCGGTCGCAGGTGGTGCGCATGGCCAACCTTAACGAGACGTTTGGTTACCAGATCTTCACGGGCGCGCGCAACCCCAGCCGCGACAAGGTGCTCCAGATCGCCTTTGCCATGGCGCTCACCCTGCGCGAGACCAACCGCGCGCTCGAGGCCGCCGGCGTGAGCTCGCTCTACAGTAAGGACCGGCGCGATGCCATCATCATCTTCTGCCTCGACCGCGGCTGCTCGCTGCAGAAGGTGAACGAGGAGCTCTATTGCTTTGGCGAGCGCACCATCTGCTAG
- a CDS encoding serine/threonine-protein kinase, giving the protein MTTTNETDETHDELAAALRGAVPPAADAYRVERVLKSAPGELTQLVYLRTAAGGELGPYVRKVIDRESGLGGAYVALATREREGLRVRQLPRIIECGVERGSLVVVMERVPGHTLREVIKAASPAQRVELAARLMPAVCDAAEELHTTLEQPIVHRDLTPGNVMCPDGDPTTPVLIDLGIARTWHNDAETDTTHLGTRAYAPPEQYGFGQTDVRSDVYALGLLAFFCLTGRDPSPSDRERAFADPAVPEPWRVAIEHAAALDPAERYQTAGELAAALRGLPATLALRKAPKPTAPEPRPATAPPARAPRLWTPRNVIVAAGLALYLFGCVTDAVVPDYWAKASAAFNLFAFLVFMPYVGLVCAYAVCDKRWLRSRVRCLRTRSALRVWRNLLLLLLALFAVLVVLVLVPLP; this is encoded by the coding sequence ATGACCACCACGAATGAGACAGACGAGACACACGACGAGCTGGCGGCCGCCTTGCGGGGCGCCGTGCCGCCCGCTGCCGATGCCTACCGCGTGGAGCGCGTGCTCAAGAGCGCCCCGGGAGAGCTCACGCAGCTCGTCTACCTGCGCACGGCTGCTGGCGGCGAGCTGGGCCCCTACGTGCGTAAGGTCATCGACCGCGAGTCGGGCCTGGGCGGGGCCTACGTGGCCCTCGCCACGCGCGAGCGCGAGGGGCTGCGGGTCCGTCAGCTCCCGCGCATCATCGAGTGCGGGGTCGAGAGAGGCTCGCTTGTGGTCGTGATGGAGCGCGTTCCGGGTCACACGCTGCGCGAGGTCATCAAGGCTGCTTCGCCTGCGCAGCGCGTCGAGCTCGCCGCACGCCTCATGCCGGCCGTCTGCGATGCGGCCGAGGAGCTCCACACGACCCTTGAGCAGCCGATCGTTCACCGTGACCTCACGCCTGGCAACGTCATGTGCCCGGATGGCGATCCCACCACGCCCGTGCTCATCGACCTGGGCATAGCCCGCACCTGGCATAACGATGCCGAGACGGACACGACACACCTGGGCACCCGCGCCTACGCGCCGCCCGAGCAGTACGGCTTTGGCCAGACGGACGTCCGCAGCGACGTGTACGCGCTTGGGCTTCTCGCCTTCTTCTGCCTCACGGGCCGCGACCCCTCGCCGTCAGACCGCGAGCGCGCCTTCGCCGATCCTGCCGTGCCCGAGCCCTGGCGCGTGGCCATCGAGCACGCCGCCGCGCTCGACCCGGCCGAGCGCTACCAGACCGCGGGCGAGCTTGCCGCTGCCCTCCGCGGGCTGCCCGCGACCTTGGCATTGCGCAAGGCTCCGAAGCCGACGGCGCCGGAGCCGAGGCCGGCCACCGCGCCGCCCGCCCGCGCCCCTCGGCTCTGGACGCCGCGCAACGTCATCGTGGCCGCGGGGCTCGCGCTCTACCTGTTCGGATGCGTCACGGACGCGGTCGTGCCCGACTACTGGGCCAAGGCCTCCGCCGCCTTCAACCTCTTTGCCTTCCTCGTGTTCATGCCCTATGTGGGCCTCGTCTGCGCCTATGCCGTGTGCGACAAGCGCTGGCTGCGCTCGCGCGTGCGATGCCTCCGCACGCGCTCTGCCCTGAGGGTCTGGCGCAACCTGCTACTCCTCTTGCTTGCGCTGTTCGCCGTTCTCGTGGTTCTCGTCCTCGTGCCACTGCCGTGA
- a CDS encoding MarR family winged helix-turn-helix transcriptional regulator, protein MASSDHRPTDGERFEEFVGLISSLEKEVQRIRAVECERLGLRGADLMCLYYLGRSDSPLTAAELSRRAGVTRAAVSRSLAQLEEGGLVTVAAADDGRAYRAPVSLTDAGRATMAGVDEAVSRVMSRVDSALKDDARARLYASLASVLECLRGIGR, encoded by the coding sequence ATGGCATCGAGCGACCACAGGCCCACGGACGGCGAGCGGTTCGAGGAGTTCGTTGGGCTCATCTCCTCGCTCGAGAAGGAGGTCCAGCGCATCCGCGCCGTCGAGTGCGAGCGACTGGGCCTTCGCGGCGCAGACCTCATGTGCCTGTACTATCTCGGGCGAAGCGATTCTCCCCTCACGGCAGCTGAGCTCTCGCGCCGTGCCGGCGTGACGCGCGCCGCCGTCTCTCGCTCCCTCGCGCAGCTCGAGGAGGGCGGCCTCGTTACCGTGGCGGCGGCCGACGACGGGCGCGCCTACCGCGCGCCCGTCTCGCTCACTGATGCGGGCCGGGCGACCATGGCGGGCGTCGACGAGGCCGTCTCGCGCGTCATGTCGCGCGTGGACTCCGCGCTCAAGGACGACGCCCGCGCCCGCCTCTACGCGTCGCTCGCCTCCGTGCTCGAGTGTCTGCGCGGCATCGGCCGCTAG
- a CDS encoding DegV family protein yields the protein MTVRIITDSASDITAADIAAAGNPALTVLPLSVTFGDKTYADGVDLTHRRFYELLVEGDDLPMTGQVNPYAFEQAISSAREAGEEVVVITLSGKLSGTNASAMTATAAFEGGVYVVDSKSVTVGERILVDYALRLVGEGLGAADIACALEQAREDIHVVGLLDTLEFLRRGGRIPASAAALGKLLSIKPVITITDGVVELLGKARGSKNGRNLLTQQVEAAGGIDFSMPIELAYAGLDDALLRKYVEDSRHIWEGHVALDDLPVHTVGATIGTHVGPGAIALAFFKQ from the coding sequence ATGACCGTTCGCATCATCACCGACTCCGCCTCTGACATCACCGCCGCAGACATCGCCGCCGCGGGCAACCCCGCGCTCACGGTGCTGCCGCTGTCCGTCACGTTTGGCGACAAGACCTACGCCGACGGCGTCGACCTCACCCACCGGCGCTTCTACGAGCTACTCGTCGAGGGTGACGACCTGCCCATGACCGGCCAGGTGAATCCCTATGCCTTCGAGCAAGCCATCTCCTCGGCGCGCGAGGCGGGCGAGGAGGTCGTGGTCATTACGCTCTCCGGCAAGCTCTCCGGCACCAACGCGAGCGCCATGACCGCGACCGCGGCCTTCGAGGGCGGCGTCTACGTCGTGGACAGCAAGAGCGTCACGGTGGGCGAGCGCATCCTCGTGGACTACGCGCTGCGCCTCGTGGGCGAGGGCCTCGGTGCCGCCGACATCGCGTGCGCGCTCGAGCAGGCCCGCGAGGACATCCATGTGGTGGGCCTTCTCGACACGCTCGAGTTCCTCCGCCGCGGCGGGCGCATCCCGGCATCTGCCGCCGCGCTCGGCAAGCTGCTCTCCATCAAGCCCGTCATCACGATCACCGACGGCGTCGTGGAGCTTCTCGGCAAGGCCCGCGGCTCCAAGAACGGACGCAACCTGCTCACGCAGCAGGTCGAGGCCGCTGGCGGCATCGACTTCTCCATGCCCATCGAGCTTGCCTACGCGGGCCTCGACGACGCGCTGCTGCGCAAGTACGTCGAGGACAGCCGCCACATCTGGGAGGGCCACGTCGCGCTCGACGACCTGCCCGTCCACACCGTGGGCGCCACGATCGGCACGCACGTGGGTCCCGGCGCCATCGCCCTGGCCTTCTTCAAGCAGTAG
- a CDS encoding flavin reductase, which translates to MSFREVDLKSLEFSPFAKIGDEWALLTAGTTSGYNTMTVSWGGMGVLWGKDVVTVYVRSQRYTKEFVDANDRFTLSFYAPKHKEALRYLGTHSGRDSYKATHVGFTPAYLDGSVAFEQASLVLVCRKLYADDIKPEKFLDGSIDARCYPEKDYHTMYIAEVEHVLVSA; encoded by the coding sequence ATGTCCTTCAGGGAAGTCGATCTCAAAAGCCTCGAGTTCAGCCCGTTTGCGAAGATCGGCGACGAGTGGGCGCTGCTTACCGCCGGTACCACGAGCGGCTACAACACCATGACGGTGAGCTGGGGCGGCATGGGCGTGCTGTGGGGCAAGGACGTCGTGACCGTCTACGTGCGCTCGCAGCGCTACACCAAGGAGTTCGTCGACGCCAACGACCGCTTCACGCTCTCGTTCTATGCGCCCAAGCACAAGGAGGCGCTGCGCTACCTGGGCACGCACAGCGGCCGCGACTCGTACAAGGCCACCCACGTGGGCTTCACGCCGGCCTACCTCGACGGCTCGGTGGCCTTCGAGCAGGCGAGCCTCGTGCTCGTGTGCCGCAAGCTCTATGCGGACGACATCAAGCCCGAGAAGTTCCTCGACGGCTCCATCGACGCGCGCTGCTACCCCGAGAAGGACTACCACACCATGTACATCGCCGAGGTGGAGCACGTGCTCGTCTCGGCGTAA
- the crcB gene encoding fluoride efflux transporter CrcB, whose protein sequence is MLDAIAVFVGGGLGSLGRWALTFVPWKTVGEAGFPLATLVTNVAGAFLIGIVVAAAPAAGLSPRTTLLLKTGVCGGFTTFSTFALETGDLLERGAIGAAAAYLLLSFSLGVAACLAAQALVAGASAR, encoded by the coding sequence ATGCTGGACGCAATCGCGGTGTTCGTCGGCGGCGGCCTTGGCTCGCTCGGGCGCTGGGCGCTCACGTTCGTCCCGTGGAAGACGGTGGGCGAGGCGGGCTTTCCGCTCGCCACGCTCGTGACCAACGTCGCGGGCGCCTTTCTCATCGGCATCGTCGTGGCGGCCGCGCCTGCCGCCGGGCTCTCGCCACGCACCACGCTGCTGCTCAAGACCGGCGTCTGCGGAGGCTTCACGACGTTCTCGACGTTCGCGCTCGAGACGGGCGACCTTCTCGAGCGTGGCGCCATCGGCGCCGCTGCGGCCTACCTGCTGTTGAGCTTCTCGCTCGGCGTCGCCGCATGCCTTGCCGCCCAGGCGCTCGTTGCCGGTGCCTCCGCTCGCTAA
- a CDS encoding CobW family GTP-binding protein encodes MADKPKQTKIVLLTGYLGAGKTTLLNHILSNDRGVRAAVLVNDIGEINVDASLIAKGGLSQVDGELIPMTNGCLCCTLSDDLARQLAQIADSGDFDYIIIEASGICEPIPIAYTISQFCDESKYGSAAPLDLDNIVAVVDCARMWDEFHGGRDLLADNIDEDDIEALLIQQLEFCTTVVLNKCDTVTREQIDELKGIVRSLQKEAVIVEAEQGNVDLDQILDTNRFDFNQAYGSAAWLDAMEHPEEHDDPEVLEYGIETFVYDRRRPFDIDRFADYVRTWPKEIIRAKGQLWSAQDPDMCYMFEQAGQQSMLSEQGKFIASAPDDIRARLIAENPEVMDDWDETCGDRETKICFIGQHMDKQALVAGLDACLVDWQH; translated from the coding sequence ATGGCAGACAAGCCCAAGCAGACAAAGATCGTCCTGCTCACCGGCTACCTCGGCGCGGGCAAGACCACGCTGCTCAACCACATCCTGTCCAACGACCGCGGCGTACGCGCGGCCGTGCTCGTCAACGACATCGGCGAGATCAACGTCGACGCGAGCCTCATCGCCAAGGGCGGCCTGTCGCAGGTCGACGGCGAGCTCATCCCCATGACGAACGGCTGCCTGTGCTGCACGCTGTCTGACGACCTCGCCCGCCAGCTCGCCCAGATCGCCGACTCCGGTGACTTCGACTACATCATCATCGAGGCCTCCGGCATCTGCGAGCCCATCCCCATCGCCTACACGATCTCGCAGTTCTGCGACGAGTCCAAGTACGGAAGCGCCGCCCCGCTCGACCTCGACAACATCGTGGCCGTGGTGGACTGCGCGCGCATGTGGGACGAGTTCCACGGCGGCCGCGACCTGCTTGCCGATAACATCGACGAGGACGACATCGAGGCGCTGCTCATCCAGCAGCTCGAGTTCTGCACCACCGTCGTGCTCAACAAGTGCGATACGGTCACGCGCGAGCAGATCGACGAGCTCAAGGGCATCGTCCGCAGCCTGCAGAAGGAGGCCGTGATCGTGGAGGCTGAGCAGGGCAACGTCGACCTCGACCAGATCCTGGACACCAACCGCTTCGACTTCAACCAGGCCTACGGCTCTGCCGCCTGGCTCGACGCCATGGAGCACCCCGAGGAGCACGATGACCCCGAGGTCCTCGAGTATGGCATCGAGACGTTCGTCTACGACCGCCGCCGCCCGTTCGACATCGACAGGTTCGCCGACTACGTGCGCACCTGGCCCAAGGAGATCATCCGCGCCAAGGGCCAGCTGTGGAGCGCCCAGGACCCCGACATGTGTTACATGTTCGAGCAGGCCGGCCAGCAGAGCATGCTCTCCGAGCAGGGCAAGTTCATCGCGAGTGCCCCGGACGACATCCGTGCACGCCTCATCGCCGAGAATCCCGAGGTCATGGATGACTGGGACGAGACCTGCGGCGACCGCGAGACCAAGATCTGCTTCATCGGTCAGCACATGGACAAGCAGGCCCTCGTGGCCGGGCTCGATGCCTGCCTCGTGGACTGGCAGCACTAG
- a CDS encoding LOG family protein — translation MDNQRKASPGLDPSGAVPYETTYHKGPVILRGDMIPDESTSEHLLRPDDSPDWLHTDPWRVLRIQAEFVDGFSALAGLGPAVACFGSARTGREDAAYVAARTAGGLLAKAGYAVITGGGPGIMEAANRGCAEAGGKSVGLGIELPHEEGINRWVNMGITFRYFFVRKVMFMKYSSGGIVFPGGFGTLDEAFEMLTLIQTHKAKSMPVVFFGSEYWGGLFDWISGPVTSHGMISAPDRTLVTITDDVEEAVRVATGAAAR, via the coding sequence GTGGACAACCAGAGGAAGGCCTCGCCTGGCCTTGACCCCTCGGGCGCCGTACCCTACGAGACGACCTACCACAAGGGTCCCGTCATCCTGCGCGGAGACATGATCCCCGATGAGAGCACCTCGGAGCACCTGCTGCGCCCTGACGACTCCCCGGACTGGCTGCACACAGACCCCTGGCGCGTGCTGCGCATCCAAGCCGAGTTCGTGGACGGCTTCAGCGCGCTCGCGGGCCTGGGGCCGGCCGTGGCCTGCTTTGGGTCTGCCCGCACCGGGCGCGAGGACGCCGCCTACGTAGCCGCCCGCACGGCCGGCGGGCTTCTCGCGAAGGCGGGCTATGCCGTCATCACCGGAGGCGGTCCCGGCATCATGGAGGCCGCGAACCGGGGATGCGCCGAGGCGGGCGGCAAGTCCGTGGGCCTGGGCATCGAGCTTCCACACGAGGAGGGCATCAACCGCTGGGTCAACATGGGCATCACCTTCCGCTACTTCTTCGTGCGCAAGGTCATGTTCATGAAGTACTCGAGCGGCGGCATCGTGTTCCCCGGAGGCTTCGGGACGCTTGACGAGGCGTTCGAGATGCTCACGCTCATCCAGACGCACAAGGCCAAGTCCATGCCGGTCGTGTTCTTTGGCAGCGAGTACTGGGGCGGGCTGTTCGACTGGATTTCCGGTCCCGTCACGAGCCACGGCATGATCTCTGCGCCGGACCGCACGCTCGTCACGATCACCGACGACGTGGAGGAGGCTGTCCGCGTGGCCACCGGCGCCGCGGCGCGCTAG